One region of Anaeromyxobacter paludicola genomic DNA includes:
- a CDS encoding MXAN_5808 family serine peptidase, whose amino-acid sequence MIRPLRLVASLAATLALAFGVTYRFVSWEAKAHADELGFRPGLAAAGAEAAGRSEADEPPYPLSKLPVFSRVLIAVKENYVDPKRVDPKAMVVAALDQVEKTVAEVMVEGDAQSGRLDVTVGSARKAFDITQVDSVWKVRVVLGDVMAFIEKNLVAHKNLREIEYAATNGMLSTLDPHSMLLDPKMFKEMKLQTKGEFGGLGFVIGMRDGNLTVMKVLKGTPAQKAGVKPKDVITRIEEQSTVNMDLNDAVDRLRGKPGTRVTITTQRPAAAEPKKLVLTREIINYETVPQAKLLEHGVGYVKVSQFSANTTRDLQAAIAQEKAQAGGNLKGLVLDLRGNPGGLLDQAIRVSDLFLSEGVIVKQVGGGDRGRVNQTHEATAEPDDMTGLPLVVIVNNSSASASEIVAGALKNNNRALVIGRQTFGKGSVQVLYPDLQDPIRPDDELALKLTIAQYLTPGDVSIQETGVTPDVLLLPGRALKDAVNYFAPPRMMGEVDLERHISNLADATLSEAEREKRAAERKARTEKAALELRYLLDEKEDLVAKAMKKEEKEARAAAAHAELAEMTPEQQEDDEAEQNPDQLVEDYQIRFAKDLLARAPFGDRPRLLEAAKGFVAERRNEEDRRLQARLEALGVDWSSGPAQGAPRPVVTVTPAPAQQQAAGDSVPWTVTVENKGDGPLRRLRAWTLVDKNPLLDRREFVFGLVKPGQKRSWTVPVKLPKGMDSRRDDVTFHFQEEGGRAPSDLVTQLDVVEGPKPLFAFSSQVLDPSGNGDGLVERGEQIELRVDVRNEGKGPSGDKTYVILKNLGDGETFIQKGRAVVGAVPPGESRPATFQLQVKKGLKGQEVPLRVTVVDEKLDEVTSEKLSLPLADKAPAHVAVKAVVPVNKDAVLRSGARGDTAPLALAPRGTALTAVAAYGCPPGAVPGTGKAAEGCFYKVDWQKDRAAFVSAADLAAPQHGKAPALSAAEIWQREPPRITLSPDPAQGAPVASGDHFKLTGTASVPPAPAGVKGTRLRDVFVFVNEQKIFFKVAPENGAQTSVDFSVDVPLKPGNNVVTVFAREDEDFQSRRSLVIHRRSGAEVAQGKAQ is encoded by the coding sequence ATGATCCGTCCCCTCCGCCTGGTCGCGTCGCTCGCGGCGACGCTCGCCCTCGCCTTCGGCGTCACCTACCGCTTCGTCTCCTGGGAGGCGAAGGCCCACGCCGACGAGCTGGGCTTCCGGCCGGGGCTCGCCGCCGCGGGCGCGGAGGCCGCGGGCCGGTCCGAGGCCGACGAGCCCCCGTACCCGCTCTCGAAGCTCCCGGTCTTCTCCCGCGTCCTCATCGCGGTGAAGGAGAACTACGTCGATCCGAAGCGCGTCGATCCCAAGGCGATGGTGGTCGCGGCGCTCGACCAGGTCGAGAAGACGGTCGCCGAGGTGATGGTCGAGGGCGACGCGCAGTCGGGCCGGCTCGACGTGACCGTCGGCAGCGCGCGCAAGGCCTTCGACATCACCCAGGTCGACTCGGTCTGGAAGGTGCGCGTCGTGCTCGGCGACGTGATGGCCTTCATCGAGAAGAACCTCGTCGCCCACAAGAACCTGCGCGAGATCGAGTACGCCGCCACCAACGGCATGCTCTCCACGCTCGACCCGCACTCGATGCTGCTCGACCCGAAGATGTTCAAGGAGATGAAGCTCCAGACCAAGGGCGAGTTCGGCGGGCTCGGCTTCGTCATCGGGATGCGCGACGGCAACCTCACCGTGATGAAGGTGCTGAAGGGCACCCCGGCGCAGAAGGCCGGCGTGAAGCCCAAGGACGTCATCACCCGGATCGAGGAGCAGTCCACCGTCAACATGGACCTGAACGACGCGGTGGACCGGCTGCGCGGCAAGCCGGGCACCCGGGTGACCATCACCACCCAGCGCCCGGCGGCGGCCGAGCCGAAGAAGCTCGTCCTCACCCGCGAGATCATCAACTACGAGACGGTGCCGCAGGCGAAGCTCCTCGAGCACGGCGTCGGCTACGTCAAGGTGTCGCAGTTCTCCGCCAACACCACCCGCGACCTCCAGGCGGCCATCGCCCAGGAGAAGGCCCAGGCCGGCGGCAACCTCAAGGGGCTCGTGCTCGACCTGCGCGGCAATCCGGGCGGCCTGCTCGACCAGGCGATCCGCGTCTCCGACCTCTTCCTCTCGGAGGGCGTCATCGTGAAGCAGGTGGGCGGCGGCGACCGCGGCCGCGTCAACCAGACGCACGAGGCCACCGCCGAGCCCGACGACATGACCGGGCTGCCGCTCGTGGTCATCGTCAACAACAGCTCCGCCTCGGCGAGCGAGATCGTCGCCGGCGCGCTCAAGAACAACAACCGGGCCCTGGTCATCGGCCGCCAGACCTTCGGCAAGGGCTCGGTGCAGGTGCTCTACCCCGATCTGCAGGATCCCATCCGCCCCGACGACGAGCTCGCCCTCAAGCTCACCATCGCGCAGTACCTCACGCCGGGCGACGTCTCGATCCAGGAGACCGGCGTCACCCCCGACGTGCTGCTGCTCCCGGGCCGCGCCCTCAAGGACGCCGTCAACTACTTCGCCCCGCCCCGGATGATGGGCGAGGTGGACCTCGAGCGGCACATCTCCAACCTGGCCGACGCCACCCTCTCCGAGGCGGAGCGCGAGAAGCGCGCCGCGGAGCGGAAGGCGCGCACCGAGAAGGCGGCGCTCGAGCTGCGCTACCTGCTCGACGAGAAGGAGGACCTGGTCGCGAAGGCGATGAAGAAGGAGGAGAAGGAGGCCCGCGCCGCCGCGGCGCACGCCGAGCTCGCCGAGATGACGCCGGAGCAGCAGGAGGACGACGAGGCCGAGCAGAACCCGGACCAGCTGGTGGAGGACTACCAGATCCGGTTCGCGAAGGACCTGCTCGCCCGCGCCCCCTTCGGCGACCGGCCGCGCCTGCTCGAGGCCGCCAAGGGCTTCGTGGCCGAGCGGCGCAACGAGGAGGACCGGCGGCTCCAGGCCCGGCTCGAGGCGCTCGGCGTGGACTGGTCGAGCGGCCCGGCCCAGGGCGCGCCGCGCCCGGTCGTGACCGTGACCCCCGCCCCGGCGCAGCAGCAGGCGGCGGGTGACAGCGTCCCCTGGACGGTGACGGTGGAGAACAAGGGCGACGGCCCGCTGCGCCGGCTCCGCGCCTGGACGCTGGTGGACAAGAACCCGCTGCTCGACCGGCGCGAGTTCGTGTTCGGCCTCGTGAAGCCGGGGCAGAAGCGGAGCTGGACCGTGCCGGTGAAGCTGCCGAAGGGCATGGACAGCCGCCGCGACGACGTCACCTTCCACTTCCAGGAGGAGGGGGGCCGCGCGCCCTCCGACCTCGTGACCCAGCTCGACGTGGTCGAGGGGCCGAAGCCGCTCTTCGCCTTCAGCTCGCAGGTGCTCGATCCGTCCGGCAACGGCGACGGGCTCGTCGAGCGCGGCGAGCAGATCGAGCTGCGCGTGGACGTGCGGAACGAGGGCAAGGGGCCGTCGGGCGACAAGACCTACGTGATCCTCAAGAACCTGGGCGACGGCGAGACCTTCATCCAGAAGGGGCGCGCGGTCGTCGGCGCGGTGCCGCCCGGCGAGAGCCGCCCGGCCACCTTCCAGCTCCAGGTGAAGAAGGGGCTCAAGGGGCAGGAGGTGCCGCTCCGGGTCACGGTGGTGGACGAGAAGCTCGACGAGGTGACCTCGGAGAAGCTCTCCCTGCCGCTCGCCGACAAGGCCCCGGCGCACGTCGCCGTGAAGGCGGTGGTCCCGGTGAACAAGGACGCCGTGCTCCGGTCGGGCGCGCGGGGCGACACCGCGCCGCTGGCGCTCGCGCCGCGCGGCACCGCGCTCACCGCCGTCGCCGCCTACGGCTGCCCGCCGGGCGCGGTGCCCGGCACCGGCAAGGCCGCCGAGGGCTGCTTCTACAAGGTGGACTGGCAGAAGGACCGCGCCGCCTTCGTCTCGGCCGCCGACCTCGCCGCGCCGCAGCACGGCAAGGCGCCCGCCCTCTCCGCGGCCGAGATCTGGCAGCGCGAGCCGCCCCGGATCACGCTCTCGCCGGACCCGGCCCAGGGCGCGCCGGTGGCGAGCGGCGACCACTTCAAGCTCACCGGCACGGCGAGCGTGCCGCCGGCCCCGGCCGGCGTGAAGGGGACCCGGCTCCGCGACGTGTTCGTCTTCGTCAACGAGCAGAAGATCTTCTTCAAGGTCGCCCCCGAGAACGGCGCCCAGACGAGCGTGGACTTCTCGGTGGACGTGCCGCTCAAGCCGGGCAACAACGTCGTGACCGTCTTCGCCCGCGAGGACGAGGACTTCCAGTCGCGGCGCAGCCTCGTCATCCACCGGCGCTCCGGCGCCGAGGTCGCGCAGGGCAAGGCGCAGTGA
- a CDS encoding glutamate--cysteine ligase, whose protein sequence is MGDLVGWFRDRERPPSEWKVGLEHEKVGLLAGTRDPIPYAGSRGIAAVLRSFGRWGYQPFEEEGNVIAAQRDGLTVSIEPGGQLELSGRPFQDVHVVAAELDRHLEKCREIGAELGLEFLAVGYRPWGVPATAEWCPKIRYRVMRPFLEARGALAADMMSMTGSTQASFDFGSERDMAEKLRAALAVQPAVVALYANAPVVGGRESGWKSFRAQVWEHVDPSRQGLLPFAFEPGFEADAYRRYVEWALDVPMIFLRRDGAYRETGGRTFRAFLAEGLDGERATLADWEDHLTTVFTDVRVKGVVEVRGADACDAPMTKALAAFWKGLLYDASSRAAAWDLVCGLSLEERRALGAAAGREGLAARLPDGRTLGEVAAALIGLAANGLCRQKCCGQRGEDERVWLEPLAARAESGRSPADDALEAWRRGGDAALAARLRIA, encoded by the coding sequence ATGGGCGATCTCGTCGGCTGGTTCCGCGATCGGGAGCGGCCCCCCTCCGAGTGGAAGGTGGGGCTCGAGCACGAGAAGGTCGGGCTCCTCGCGGGGACGCGGGACCCCATCCCCTACGCCGGCTCGCGCGGCATCGCCGCGGTGCTGCGGTCCTTCGGCCGCTGGGGCTACCAGCCCTTCGAGGAGGAGGGGAACGTCATCGCCGCGCAGCGCGACGGGCTCACCGTCTCGATCGAGCCGGGCGGCCAGCTCGAGCTCTCCGGCCGGCCCTTCCAGGACGTCCACGTGGTGGCGGCGGAGCTCGACCGGCACCTCGAGAAGTGCCGCGAGATCGGCGCGGAGCTCGGCCTCGAGTTCCTGGCGGTCGGCTACCGGCCCTGGGGCGTGCCCGCGACGGCCGAGTGGTGCCCCAAGATCCGCTACCGGGTGATGCGGCCGTTCCTCGAGGCGCGCGGCGCGCTCGCGGCCGACATGATGTCCATGACCGGCTCCACCCAGGCCTCCTTCGACTTCGGCTCCGAGCGCGACATGGCCGAGAAGCTCCGGGCGGCGCTCGCGGTGCAGCCGGCGGTGGTGGCGCTCTACGCCAACGCGCCCGTGGTCGGCGGCCGGGAGAGCGGCTGGAAGAGCTTCCGGGCGCAGGTCTGGGAGCACGTGGACCCGTCGCGCCAGGGGCTCCTCCCCTTCGCGTTCGAGCCCGGCTTCGAGGCCGACGCCTACCGGCGCTACGTCGAGTGGGCGCTCGACGTCCCCATGATCTTCCTGCGGCGCGACGGCGCCTACCGGGAGACCGGGGGCAGGACCTTCCGCGCCTTCCTGGCCGAGGGGCTGGACGGCGAGCGGGCGACCCTCGCCGACTGGGAGGACCACCTCACCACCGTCTTCACCGACGTGCGGGTGAAGGGGGTGGTGGAGGTGCGCGGCGCCGACGCCTGCGACGCCCCGATGACCAAGGCCCTGGCCGCCTTCTGGAAGGGGCTGCTCTACGACGCCTCCTCGCGGGCCGCCGCGTGGGACCTCGTCTGCGGGCTCTCGCTCGAGGAGCGGCGCGCGCTCGGCGCCGCGGCCGGGCGGGAGGGGCTCGCGGCGCGGCTCCCCGACGGCCGGACGCTCGGCGAGGTCGCGGCGGCGCTCATCGGCCTCGCCGCCAACGGGCTCTGCCGGCAGAAGTGCTGCGGCCAGCGCGGCGAGGACGAGCGGGTCTGGCTCGAGCCGCTCGCGGCCCGCGCCGAGTCGGGCCGCTCGCCGGCCGACGACGCGCTCGAGGCGTGGCGCCGGGGCGGCGACGCGGCGCTGGCGGCCCGGCTCAGGATCGCCTGA